Part of the Lolium rigidum isolate FL_2022 chromosome 6, APGP_CSIRO_Lrig_0.1, whole genome shotgun sequence genome, TAACGAAGTATTACGGAGGAGACGGAGCATTGGCTGCTTGTTGTCTTGGTTGTTCTGTTGCTGATGATGAACATCGCATACATGATGTATATTTTGGAGGTATATAGGTTTGATCTGCAGTGATGGTACGTATGTATATTTTGCGAGGAGGTATTTATGTAAACCCTCGGTTGATAAACTTATGTTGCATCATGAGCCGTTGCTCCTGCCCTCGTGGTGCAACTTCGCTGCTAGAACTAATATCCATATGCTAGCCTTGTTGATTATGTGATCTATGTGATGTATGATTGTTGTCCTGTTATTTCCtatttcgtcgaacaccttgtgcgtatGAACGGTGAACTGGGTAAGTTCACCAAGAAGGGTAGGAGGTAATCGTATTCGGGTGCTGGATGTAACTAAACAGTCGTTGCATTTTTTCAAACGCGAATTGTGGGCAACCAAACAACAGGGACTTTGCTTCGTGAAGTAGGAATTGTTTGCAACTAAATAACTTGCACAACATGGATTAGAGGTTGCATTTACCCTGACAGCATCCACGGAGCCATGTTTCATAGAAGCGAGCAAACGCTGCGAGCAACCAATCAAGCTCTTGGTCTTGGCTCGTGGGTTCACAAGGCACATGTCCTCTTCTTCCCAGCATGGGATTTCTCAGTAGCGGTGCCAAAGGCTGGCAAAAAGGCTCATAATAGATCAGGTCGATGTGACGGTTTTTCGTGTAGCGGAGCGATGCTCGTGTGGGTCAAGTGGTTAGCCTTGCAGGTGTCTTATATGTCGCATGGTGCTATAAATGTGGCTTTGTCGTTGTTCAGGTTTTTTCCCGacttttctcaaattagccgactaGTATGGATCTTTTGACCGTCTTTTCTCTAATCAATAGATTTAGCAGTTGTCCTCATAACACTCAAAGAAAATGAAGCTACGCTTTAGATTTTGTTAAAGTTATAtcataaagtttgatcaaatacTAAGGAAAACGTATCAACATATACAACATTAAATTTAATCAAATACATAGAAAACATTTTACTGATCAATaatatcatcatcattagggacaGTATGAGTTTTAGAGGTGCTTGACGCACTACTTTATTTTTCGAaggagagcatatattaatattgccaagatactaattacatctagcctctacaacaacacaTTTGGTGCACTGCTTACCTAGGACTGTTGGATCACTGGCGACCGAGGCTCCAACTCTACAAGATGATGTTGCTCTGGTTCATCCACGTAGTTGTTGGTAGTTGTTGAAGTAGACTACTCCGAGATAGTTCATATATGGAACTTGGGGTACAGATGGTCGATGGTTAATCTCGCCTATCATTATTAGTGATATATGTGAGCTTAGTGTCACTTTTGAGTCTTATAGTTTATGTTTAGTTCGCCGTTTAGTTGACCATGTGGCTCACAACTGAGCTAAGCATGCTTGCACTAATGTGATCTCGCAGGTTTGGCCAGCGGAATGTCCTAAGTTTTTAGTTCATAGCCTACGGGCTGATCGTAACTCTGTGTCTTATGATTAATAAAGCTCACGGTATTCTCAAAAAAAGAAATCAACATCATCGTGGGATATACTTTCATGTTATGCACATTTAATATTCTAGATGTTAACTTCTTTAATATGTACCGGAGGAGAGCAATTTATTTATGTTTCATCACAAGAACAGAGTACTTGTTGCAATGAAAGTGCAAGGAAATAAGGGCTGTTGGGTTGTACTGAACGGCAGATGATAGTTGTTGCAACAACAAGGCACCAATGTTAGTGCAACTCTAAACAGATCCCCGAAAACAGCCCATTATCTAGGTACCCCAAAATGTCCCGGCCTTGCAATCCCAACCCTCCGATGAGCAATTCAGCATGTCATGGCAAACAGATACACCCCTCCTTGCCGCGGGTTGAACGCGGGTCGCTGTCCACGTAGCCCTCCCTCCAACAACGAGGCGGGACGTCAACGACGTCTTCGCTCGTAGCCTGTAACATCACCGGCGTTGGACAACTTCATAGTGTTCTTTCTTCTCTACATGACATGGGGAAAAAACTGCCTATTCAACCATGGTACATTGCCCTAACCAAAACAACCTAACAAGTTTGAGAACTACTATGTCTGCCAATTTAGTGAGCAACAATACAGGTAATAGTTGTTGCAACAACTGTATACCAATTTTAGAGCTGTTGTTTCCCGATTTTTTGCTATGGTGTTTTTGCCTTCATGTGTCCTAGAACAAGTTAACCGTATGCAATGTTTTCTCTTAAATCATACATTTTCTATTCAAGGATCGATGCGTTGCTCTCCATAATTTGAGATGATCCTGTGTACATTGCCAGTTTGGCGCAACTAATAAATGAGCTAATACATGTTCCAATCTACTCCACCAAAATGCAGATATCAGTTTTTTTTGTTTGGGTCAGATCTTTGAATACAAGGGCACTCAATTATGTTCCAAAATGCAGGCCCATGCAGCATACTGTTAGTTGGTCCACAGGGATTAGTACAAGAAGACCCTTCTATAGTGGGATCAAACAAGGACAACAACGCATCGATCACCCCACCAGCTACACTGCTGCATATCTCGGTCCAAGATTTTCGAGATGCCATATGCACCAACATAACAGCTCAGGGCCCTCCCTTGGTCAGTGTTGAGGCAACTATTCATGCCCATGTGGTATTGCTGAACGCCAACTGATTATCTGTACCATAAAACTATCGCTATGATTGAACATACAAACAGCGTGGTGATACCAAACCCCAAGTTTCAGTACGGGTGGCAGTGCAGTGATCACATCGAGATCTATAAATGGCACATGTTGGCAAATTGCATGCGAACACCATGCTGGCATCCTCACCTTGGAACTGTCGCTTCCCATTGCAGATTAGCAGGTATAGTGGAAGTCACTGAGATTTTCGCACAGCAATGACATTTCAGATCACATTTCCTCGATCTAattgatacacaaaagaagagctAACTCGGAGCTCAATATCACACTTCCTCGattgatacacaaaagaagagccAGCTCGGAGCTCAATATACTTGTAAACCTATTGGTATTTCTACTGTACACCAGGACAAGGTAGCAGCAAAAGCTTTGGACCTACGATTGCTCCCAGAGTAGAGGGGCTGGGAGAATGGGTGAGGGAATAATACATAATTGGGTTGCTAgaaatttcggatttcgtctggggaagaacattagtatctgttagagatgctcttcttGTCTCTGTCCCAGGAAGCCCTCAAAGACTCGTACGGTTGTTTTCTATCAACCACTCGATGCGAATCTCTCCGAGCTGGGCTGCTGTAGCCCTGATAATGCGGCTGATCATTTGCCATTCGCCAGCTCCTGCTCCCAGAATCACTACTCGGGGccgaaacagagacagaatccacAACCATGTCACCCTCTAGCAAACGAAGAACCTAATAGAAAGAGAGGAAATACAGAAATCAGTGGAATAATACAGTTAACTAAAGGATATCTAGAAAAAATAATCGAATGTTGAGCCCAGAAAGAACTAACATGAGACATGCGAGGCCTTGAATGGGGATCACGTCGTATGCACAGGTTTGCTGCATGCAACATGCAACGGACCTCATTTTCGCTGTAGCGGTCCCCCAAGCGTGGGTCTATGAGCTCATCGACTGCATGCTCCTCCAAGAGATGGCGCGCCTGTCATAAATAAAAACTTTGTTAATACTCAAGCCCCACACAATGTACAAAATTTTGAGATAGCAGTATTAGTGTAGCAATTCTGAGACCCTCGGGCAATACGTTTACTAGTGAACAAGATACTATTGTTGTTTGATTGTGATTTCACAAACTTATGCAATATCCCAAAAGAACTTGTCTCGCCAGAAATATGGACTGAAGAAACTCACCCATTCAGTTAGAAACTGCTGGCCCTTCGGTCGGTTAATGTCAACAGCCTTGCGCCCAGTGACAAGTTCAACTAACACAACCCCAAAACTGTACACATCCGCCTTCTCTGTTATTTGTCCACTCTGCGCATACTCTGGTGCCAGATAACTGCAAGGAGCCATTTAGAATCATTGAGTGCCCAAAACTGCTAAAGATGAGATATTCTGAATATTTCAATATATACCCAAATGTGCCGATGACTCTTGTATCAACACCCATGTCTCCATCAGGCTGCCATCGTGCCAGACCAAAATCTCCAACCTGTCAGAACATAATTGAAAACATACAATCCCATCATGTAATTATAACTCAGTGGGCCTGCATAATACAAGATAGGATACTGGAAGAATTTTAAAACTAAGTTTCTGCAAGATAAATATCAGACAAGTTCAACTAAAACACAGTTGCAGTTCAAGCAAACTTGCTCTACGTAAGACCCAATTCAGTATGAAACACAGTTGCAGTTCACGCAAACTTGCTCCAGAAAAGTATAGTTGCAGGATAGGCAAACCCAATTCAGTATGAAGTATGGTTCATCATTGCATCAGCAACGCAACTTTAATGTGATATCTAGATAGAGATCTAATGCAATTACTAGAGAACAGGTACTTATTTTTAAATTGCAGTAGGCAAGTACAATCAATACCAGAGGTTCAAAATCATGTGTGACAAGGATGTTGTTTGGTCTCATGTCACGATGGATTATACAGCCAACTCTGCATTCCTCGTGTAGATACCGCAACCCTCGCGCAGCACCAACAGCAATCTTTTGTCTAGCTGCCCATTCCAATGTTTCTTTATTATTGCGGCCTGAAAGAAATTTCAAACATAGCTTACGATAGATTTAAGCAACAACACCAACTTTTGCTTATACAAAGTGGAACAGCAACATGCAAGTAAAGAATAGAAGTGTATTGGCATGCAAACTGAAATGTGCATTACCATGATTACATTTTTATAAATAAAtgcaggagggggggggggggaaggtcATACCATAAAGATGTGTATCCAAGGATCCATTGCAGATGTACTCATAAACAAGTAAACGCCTCCTTTCCTCAACACAAAACCCAATCAGCATTACAACATTACGGTGTTGTGCACAACTCAGAACTTCCACCTCTGAGCAAAATTCCACATCACCCTGGGAACTAGCAAGCTTATGTTGCTTGACAGCAATTGCCTGACCATCAGGAAGAACGCCTCGATGAACAGATCCAAATCCACCTTCAGCCAAGAAATTTGCCTCAGAGAAACCACCAGTTGCAAGTTCGAGTTCAGCGTAACTAAACCACCTAGGAGGTTTTCCAAACACAGGTGCTTTGTGCTGACATATTGAACACAACGGAGGTGGCCCAGGAGCTGCATTCCTGACTAATGAGACAGCATCCCTGACATTTCCTCGGAAATTTAAGTCTGATCTGCTCCTCATAGAACTTATTTCATTCAAAAGATCCAACTTCGAGATCTTCTCAAGCAGAGTATCTGCTGTTGCAGTGCGGATTTTTCGTGGAGGTTTTCCAAGTGATCTTGCGGATACAGATCCCTGTAAAATGTCCACCATCCAAGGCTGAAGCGAGAAGGCTGCTGAGGGACTCAATGTTTCACTGTCAGTATCAGAAATATTGACATCTGAATGCTGGATCTTATCCTTTGTTGTTTGTACCTCTTTTTtcaaagagccagttgttgtttcagAAGCACAAAACGGGGAAGTCCCTGGATCTGAACTTGAGACAGAAGATGTTCCTGCTTCAGTGCTTCCAAAAGGCGTCGCTAAGTCTGGGCTGCTACTTGGTGTCACAGCTGGTCCTCGAACTGAACTCCGCGGCTCTTTTACATCAGTTGCTGTTTTAGCAGCAGGACTATCCAACACTGGTGGAAGTGAGCAGGGTCCTTTGGACTCTTTATCGGGAGATCCCACAAGATTCAACCGTAGAACTTTAGGCTGAGAACGCTTCATGACAACAATGTTGCACTGTAACTCTTCGACGCAACGCTTCTCTTCATGCTTCAACTCcctaagcagcagcagcagcatgggCAGCTTAAGCAAAGAGGGCACAAAAGAGTGTTGAATGTAAAGAAGAAAATATTATAGTAGTAGGTGTCGAACATACTTGTCTAGCACAACCCAGCTTGCTTGTGCTCGCTTAGACTCAGCAGCTACAACACCAGGAGGAGATCCAGATACAAGCTTAACCTTCACATTTATCTACACAAATGACATAAGCGAAAGATTAAACATGAAAGTATATATGACAGGAGAAAAGCAGACATGTATAGATGCATTAGCTCTGACTACAAACCTTGCTTGGATCATAAACATCATGAAGTTTGAGCATCATCTGCGAACACAGCTCGGAGATATCAGACTTTTGATCCAACATGGTTTTATGGCCACTTGCGCAATCTCCCGCAAATAGCGGAAAACCCCAGAACTTCCTTCCTGAAAGAGAGGAAACCCATAGAGCATTTAAGAGGCAGCTAACACAAAACAGAGGGAAGAGGGAAGCACTCAACCGGGAACTCAGGGAAGCTACTGAACAAAGTGCAATAAACTTCAGTGATAATAATGGTAAAAGGAAGACTCCAGGAATCAACGATGGCAGCCAGCCGCGTATGCATTTAACTGTGCAAGCTAATGCACATTTGGGGTACATGATGCGCTACAGTTAAGCCCCCAAAACAACACGGCAGTAGAAGAAAACAGCATTTGCAAAGGACGCATGTAATTGCAGAGAAAGGAAGGAATAGCAGCGTACCAGAGCTTTGCGCGGGGATGACAACGAGGAGTATGATGCTGCCGCCGGGCTGCACGACGTGCGTCAAGGCCCAGACGATGGCCGTCTTGGAGATCTCCCGTATGGCCGCACGCAcggccaccaccaccttctcggcAGCAGCTGGCGCGCCCTtctcggccgcggccgcggccttcCCCTTCCtctgcagcagcagctgctgctgcttggTAGAGCTCGCCATCACCTTCAGCAATGCCTGCAAATCAAGAGTAGGCCTCTCTCTAAGTAAGCAGCTGCCGCCTAGAAAACAaagtcctctctctctctttaagCTAAGCAGCTGCGGAAGGGGGAACTGAACTGATGAGTACTCACACAcccaagaagaagaagcaagCAAGTAGAGGTAGCGAGAGATGCCTAGTACGAACAACGCAACAACCACGCCCCCGAGCGGTTAAATGCAAATTGAGATAGGAGTAGCGAGTACCGAGCTTCTGACAGTTGCCCCAGCGGAGCTCGACACCGAACTCTGTATACGGAACCAAAAGGCATGCCAAGACCAGTAAAGATGGCGGCAAGGTAGTAAAAAGGAGGCGGCCTTTCCCGGCTCGGCTCCGCTGGCTGGGTCCCGAATCTCCGATGACCGAGCCGCTCCTGCAGGAGCACCACTTTATGGCCGGCCGCAGAGGCCGCCTGCGAATGTCCTCGCCGGTACTGTAGCCGGGATAGGGACACCGGGAAAGGGCGCGGAGGGAGAGCACAAGTCTGGCCGACGAGACGGCGAGGTGACCCCGCCCCGCCTCCTCCCCGTCGCGCAAGACAGGTCAGATTGTACAGTGTCGCGTCGTCCTTGCTAGCCTGCGCGATTCCCCAGCGCGCCTTAGGAATCCCGAAAATTATTGAAGGATTGTTGGCAGATCTCGCCGCGCTCCCCGCCCGCCTCGAAATTGGCCGCCGCCGCAACCGCCGAATGGCAAGTGGGACAAAGCCGGGTCAAATTGTACAGGAAATCTCCGCCGTCCCACATGGAGAGGGCAGGCGGATCTCCGACGAGATATTTTGACTCGCATTCCCTTCCATAAACGAACACCTATTCTACTAGCATTTCTAAAAAAACGGAAAATAATCTGTCCGCCCGCAGTTTCCGGTCTCCTGCATCCGTTGCAGAATCGAAGGTCGCGAATAACGAAATCGCGAACCGGAACGGACTGCGGGAAGGGGACGTAGAGGGAGAGACCCACCGGAGAAacggccgccgccggcgaagacgacgatgggAGGAGCTCGGCGCTGCTGCCGAGCGACTGGCACGACGATGCGGGAACCCTAGGCCGCTAGCGCGTACGCGTGGGGGGCTTGGGAGGAGCGAGCGGAGGCGGGTGCGCGGGTAGAGGTAGAGGTGGTGGCCATTAAAGAGCCAAGGAGCGGAAGCAATTAAACCTCCATTGCTATGCGTGACGCCTACCCTCTTCAGTTCCTACTGCATCCTTCCTCTTCGCTCCGACTCGTAAATTTCCACTTCTGCCCTCGACGCCCCGTCGCAGTTCCCGCATTTAAAAACTGGTCGCTGTCGCCTGCCGGTCCCGACGCCGTCAGCCCGTCAGATACCGATCGGACGGCGAGGGCTTCTCCCAAGAGTAAATGCGGCTCGGTCAGGGTGCTGTCTCGTGAGCAGGTGGTCCCAGCCTGCAGATGGGGACCGCCCGACAGGGTCAGGCCCCGTCAGTGGTCCCGGCGCACAGCGCCATGGTC contains:
- the LOC124666289 gene encoding inactive protein kinase SELMODRAFT_444075-like; this translates as MASSTKQQQLLLQRKGKAAAAAEKGAPAAAEKVVVAVRAAIREISKTAIVWALTHVVQPGGSIILLVVIPAQSSGRKFWGFPLFAGDCASGHKTMLDQKSDISELCSQMMLKLHDVYDPSKINVKVKLVSGSPPGVVAAESKRAQASWVVLDKELKHEEKRCVEELQCNIVVMKRSQPKVLRLNLVGSPDKESKGPCSLPPVLDSPAAKTATDVKEPRSSVRGPAVTPSSSPDLATPFGSTEAGTSSVSSSDPGTSPFCASETTTGSLKKEVQTTKDKIQHSDVNISDTDSETLSPSAAFSLQPWMVDILQGSVSARSLGKPPRKIRTATADTLLEKISKLDLLNEISSMRSRSDLNFRGNVRDAVSLVRNAAPGPPPLCSICQHKAPVFGKPPRWFSYAELELATGGFSEANFLAEGGFGSVHRGVLPDGQAIAVKQHKLASSQGDVEFCSEVEVLSCAQHRNVVMLIGFCVEERRRLLVYEYICNGSLDTHLYGRNNKETLEWAARQKIAVGAARGLRYLHEECRVGCIIHRDMRPNNILVTHDFEPLVGDFGLARWQPDGDMGVDTRVIGTFGYLAPEYAQSGQITEKADVYSFGVVLVELVTGRKAVDINRPKGQQFLTEWARHLLEEHAVDELIDPRLGDRYSENEVRCMLHAANLCIRRDPHSRPRMSHVLRLLEGDMVVDSVSVSAPSSDSGSRSWRMANDQPHYQGYSSPARRDSHRVVDRKQPYESLRASWDRDKKSISNRY